Proteins co-encoded in one Ruegeria sp. YS9 genomic window:
- the betA gene encoding choline dehydrogenase yields MEADFVIVGAGSAGCAMAYRLSEAGASVLVIEHGGTDMGPFIQMPAALSYPMNMSRYDWGYRSEPEPHLNNRRLACPRGKVIGGSSSINGMVYVRGHARDFDTWAEMGADGWSYADVLPYYKRMETWHDGGHGGDPAWRGTDGPLHVSRGPRENPLFQAFVDAGQQAGYEVTGDYNGEKQEGFGPMEQTVWKGRRWSAANAYLKPALKRDNCDIVRGLASRVVMEDGRAIGVELIRGGRKEVIRARREVVLAASSINSPKLLMLSGIGPAAHLAEHGIDVVADRPGVGANLQDHLELYIQQASLQPITLYKHWNLVSKGLIGAQWLFTKTGLGASNQFESAAFIRSKPGVEYPDIQYHFLPIAVRYDGQAAAEGHGFQAHVGPMRSPSRGAVTLRSAQAADAPVIKFNYMSHEKDWEDFRTCIRLTREIFGQAAFKPFAGKEIQPGAAVQTDEELNAFIAEHAESAYHPCGTCRMGRADDKNAVVDPEGRVIGVDGLRVADSSIFPQITNGNLNAPSIMVGEKVSDSLLGRDPLPKANDRPWIHPNWATAQR; encoded by the coding sequence ATGGAAGCAGATTTTGTCATCGTCGGCGCAGGGTCCGCAGGCTGCGCAATGGCATATCGTCTGAGCGAGGCCGGAGCCTCGGTTCTGGTGATCGAACACGGCGGCACCGATATGGGGCCGTTCATTCAGATGCCGGCGGCGCTGAGCTATCCGATGAACATGTCGCGCTATGACTGGGGGTATCGGTCCGAGCCCGAGCCGCACCTGAACAACCGTCGCCTGGCCTGTCCGCGCGGCAAGGTGATCGGCGGGTCGTCCTCGATCAATGGCATGGTCTATGTTCGCGGCCACGCGCGCGATTTCGACACCTGGGCCGAGATGGGGGCTGACGGTTGGTCTTACGCGGATGTTTTACCTTATTACAAACGGATGGAGACCTGGCACGACGGCGGCCATGGGGGCGATCCGGCTTGGCGTGGCACTGACGGTCCGTTGCACGTGTCGCGCGGCCCGCGCGAAAACCCGTTGTTTCAGGCCTTTGTGGACGCAGGTCAGCAGGCCGGTTACGAAGTCACGGGTGACTACAACGGTGAAAAGCAGGAAGGCTTTGGCCCGATGGAGCAGACCGTCTGGAAGGGGCGGCGCTGGTCTGCGGCGAATGCCTATCTGAAACCCGCGCTCAAGCGCGACAATTGCGATATCGTGCGCGGTCTTGCGTCTCGGGTTGTCATGGAAGACGGTCGCGCCATTGGGGTCGAACTGATCCGTGGCGGCAGGAAAGAAGTCATCAGGGCCCGGCGCGAAGTCGTTCTGGCGGCATCGTCGATCAATTCGCCCAAGCTGCTGATGTTGTCCGGTATCGGCCCAGCAGCGCATCTGGCCGAGCATGGGATCGACGTCGTGGCGGATCGCCCGGGGGTTGGTGCCAACCTACAGGACCATCTGGAGCTGTACATTCAACAGGCGTCGCTGCAACCGATCACGCTCTACAAGCACTGGAACCTGGTCAGCAAGGGCCTGATCGGGGCGCAATGGCTGTTTACCAAAACGGGATTGGGCGCATCGAATCAGTTCGAAAGCGCGGCGTTCATCCGGTCGAAACCGGGCGTGGAATACCCCGACATTCAATACCACTTCCTGCCGATTGCGGTTCGCTATGATGGGCAGGCCGCTGCCGAGGGGCACGGGTTTCAGGCGCATGTCGGCCCGATGCGGTCGCCGTCACGCGGGGCGGTCACATTGCGCTCGGCCCAAGCCGCAGACGCGCCGGTGATCAAGTTCAACTACATGAGCCATGAAAAGGATTGGGAGGATTTCCGCACCTGTATCCGACTGACCCGCGAAATCTTTGGACAAGCCGCCTTCAAGCCCTTTGCGGGCAAAGAAATCCAGCCCGGTGCCGCGGTTCAAACGGATGAAGAACTGAACGCCTTTATCGCGGAACATGCGGAAAGCGCCTATCACCCCTGCGGCACCTGCCGGATGGGGCGCGCGGATGACAAGAACGCTGTGGTCGACCCCGAAGGCCGTGTCATCGGCGTGGACGGGTTGCGCGTTGCGGACAGTTCCATCTTTCCGCAGATTACCAACGGCAACCTGAATGCGCCGTCGATCATGGTGGGCGAAAAAGTGTCGGATTCGCTTTTGGGCAGGGATCCGTTGCCGAAGGCCAATGATCGTCCGTGGATTCACCCCAACTGGGCGACCGCTCAGCGTTAA
- a CDS encoding thermonuclease family protein, which translates to MLRICFIFVLLVPGLAHAAEQFTGRVDVVDADTWHVGGVRVRLHGIDAPELDQTCQDSDGSNWPCGAWVTHMVQNQFQGRMTTCVPVDRDRYGRIVARCSVEREDVAARIVEQGLAFAYRKYSDAYAGAERVARIGNRGLHKTQIQVPWVHRARKKPKSSETCLIKGNVSSKGERIFHEPGQRYYAKTRISAARGERWFCSAAEARAAGWRAARR; encoded by the coding sequence ATGTTAAGGATTTGTTTCATTTTTGTTCTTCTGGTGCCGGGTCTGGCTCATGCCGCAGAACAGTTTACAGGTCGGGTTGACGTCGTTGATGCGGATACCTGGCATGTCGGCGGTGTCCGGGTGCGGCTGCACGGTATCGATGCGCCCGAACTGGATCAGACCTGTCAGGATTCCGACGGATCAAACTGGCCGTGCGGGGCGTGGGTCACTCATATGGTTCAGAACCAGTTTCAGGGACGGATGACCACTTGTGTCCCGGTGGATCGGGATCGCTACGGTCGCATCGTTGCCCGGTGCAGCGTGGAACGCGAAGATGTCGCTGCCCGGATTGTAGAGCAGGGCTTGGCCTTTGCGTACCGCAAATATTCGGACGCGTACGCAGGTGCCGAGCGGGTCGCGAGGATTGGAAACAGGGGATTGCACAAGACACAGATTCAGGTGCCTTGGGTGCACAGGGCGCGCAAGAAGCCGAAATCCTCTGAAACATGCCTGATCAAAGGAAATGTTTCGTCAAAGGGCGAAAGGATCTTTCACGAACCGGGCCAGAGGTACTATGCCAAGACCCGGATCAGTGCAGCCAGGGGCGAGCGATGGTTCTGCTCTGCTGCCGAAGCACGTGCTGCGGGTTGGCGTGCTGCGCGGCGCTGA
- a CDS encoding acyl-CoA carboxylase subunit beta, translating into MKDILSELENRRNDARLGGGQRRIDAQHARGKLTARERIELLLDEGSFEEFDMFVSHRCTEFGMEKQKPAGDGVVTGWGTINGRMVYVFSQDFTVFGGSLSETHAQKICKIMDMAVQNGAPIVGINDSGGARIQEGVASLAGYAEVFQRNITASGVVPQISVIMGPCAGGAVYSPAMTDFIFMVKDTSYMFVTGPDVVKTVTNEVVTAEELGGASTHTRKSSVADAAFENDVEALAEVRRLVDFLPLNNREKPPVRPFFDDPHRIEDSLDTLVPDNPNTPYDMKELITKIADEGDFYEIQEDFAKNIITGFIRLEGQTVGVVANQPMVLAGCLDIDSSRKAARFVRFCDCFEIPILTLVDVPGFLPGTQQEYSGVIKHGAKLLYAYGEATVPKVTVITRKAYGGAYVVMASKHLRGDFNYAWPTAEIAVMGAKGATEIIHRADLHDAEKTAQHVADYEDRFANPFVAAERGFVDEVIMPHSTRRRVSRAFASLRGKKLKNPWKKHDNIPL; encoded by the coding sequence ATGAAAGACATCCTTTCCGAGTTGGAAAACCGCCGCAACGACGCACGACTGGGCGGCGGGCAGAGGCGGATCGATGCCCAGCATGCGCGCGGAAAGCTGACGGCGCGAGAGCGGATCGAGTTGCTGCTGGATGAGGGCAGCTTTGAAGAATTCGACATGTTCGTCAGTCATCGTTGCACCGAATTCGGAATGGAAAAACAAAAACCTGCGGGTGATGGCGTTGTCACGGGTTGGGGCACCATCAACGGACGCATGGTCTATGTGTTCAGCCAGGACTTTACGGTCTTTGGTGGATCACTGTCCGAGACGCATGCCCAGAAAATCTGCAAGATCATGGATATGGCGGTGCAAAACGGTGCACCGATTGTCGGAATCAACGACTCGGGCGGTGCGCGAATCCAGGAAGGTGTGGCATCTCTGGCGGGTTATGCCGAAGTGTTTCAGCGCAACATCACGGCCTCGGGTGTGGTTCCGCAGATCAGCGTAATCATGGGCCCATGCGCCGGCGGTGCGGTTTACAGCCCCGCGATGACTGACTTCATTTTTATGGTCAAAGACACGTCATACATGTTCGTGACGGGCCCCGACGTTGTCAAAACGGTCACCAACGAGGTTGTAACGGCCGAAGAACTGGGTGGTGCCTCGACCCACACCAGGAAATCCTCGGTCGCCGATGCGGCGTTCGAAAACGATGTGGAAGCATTGGCAGAAGTGCGCCGTCTGGTGGATTTCCTGCCGCTCAACAACCGCGAGAAACCTCCGGTGCGTCCGTTCTTTGATGACCCGCACCGGATCGAGGATTCGCTGGACACTCTGGTTCCGGACAATCCGAATACGCCCTACGACATGAAGGAACTCATCACCAAAATAGCCGATGAGGGTGATTTCTACGAAATTCAGGAAGATTTCGCCAAGAATATCATCACCGGCTTTATCCGGCTGGAAGGTCAGACCGTAGGTGTGGTGGCAAACCAGCCGATGGTCTTGGCGGGATGTCTGGACATCGACAGTTCGCGCAAGGCGGCGCGGTTCGTGCGGTTCTGCGACTGTTTCGAAATTCCGATCCTGACGCTTGTCGATGTTCCGGGCTTTCTGCCGGGCACACAGCAGGAATACAGCGGTGTGATCAAGCACGGCGCAAAGCTGCTTTATGCATATGGTGAGGCGACCGTGCCCAAGGTCACGGTGATCACGCGCAAGGCGTATGGCGGTGCCTATGTGGTTATGGCGTCCAAACACCTGCGCGGCGATTTCAACTATGCCTGGCCGACCGCCGAAATCGCGGTGATGGGTGCCAAGGGCGCAACCGAGATCATTCACCGGGCAGATCTGCATGATGCGGAAAAGACCGCACAGCATGTCGCCGATTACGAAGATCGGTTTGCAAACCCCTTTGTCGCCGCCGAACGCGGGTTCGTCGACGAGGTGATCATGCCGCATTCGACCCGCCGGCGCGTGTCCAGGGCCTTTGCCAGTTTGCGCGGCAAGAAGCTTAAGAACCCATGGAAAAAGCACGACAATATTCCGCTTTGA
- a CDS encoding YdcH family protein — MSHTPHELAEEFPDKVELMSQLKQTDAHFARLADEYHEVNRVVHRAETNVEPMEELAEVDLRKKRAALKDEIWAILSKA; from the coding sequence ATGTCCCACACCCCGCATGAACTGGCCGAAGAGTTTCCGGACAAGGTTGAACTGATGAGCCAGCTCAAGCAAACGGACGCGCATTTTGCCCGTCTGGCTGATGAGTATCACGAGGTCAATCGCGTTGTGCATCGGGCTGAAACCAACGTCGAACCCATGGAAGAGCTGGCCGAAGTTGATTTGCGCAAGAAGCGGGCAGCGCTGAAAGACGAAATCTGGGCGATTTTGTCCAAGGCCTGA
- a CDS encoding DcaP family trimeric outer membrane transporter, with the protein MTKTRKKALLLAASTLSVTGTLGFAQDAQTQAELDALRARVEALESGRNSPANGDFRIGNTVLDVYGYVKADFFYDFDFDQGDTAFVNVIGEPSAATDGTFGATVRQSRIGLRTTTPSGIGDIGGQLELDLFGSGGTAELRVRHANITIGDNWLIGQTWTNFMPLDTYPTSVEFNGPVGIPFARVPQVRYTNSFGTNTSFAVSIEENVGGSNSDDPVLTASAEYNDGTYVARVSGLYGKAQSGNIEVDQTGFTISGSVRPWQGGLFQVNYVNGEALGPYLIGLGDPIVNGQANDVDGYTIEFRQDLSPKWNVGIAYGKEDYDLPTSTGTLSFTELETIHVNAFYKATEDLTLSAEYIYGERNDAPTGRSFDGSRVQLAAQLNF; encoded by the coding sequence ATGACGAAGACTAGAAAAAAGGCACTCCTGCTTGCTGCCTCCACGCTCAGTGTGACCGGCACGCTTGGCTTTGCTCAGGATGCCCAAACCCAAGCCGAGCTTGACGCCTTGCGCGCCCGGGTCGAGGCGCTGGAATCTGGCAGGAACAGCCCCGCCAACGGAGACTTCCGCATCGGCAACACCGTTCTGGATGTTTATGGCTACGTGAAGGCCGACTTCTTCTACGACTTCGATTTCGATCAGGGGGATACGGCGTTCGTGAATGTCATCGGGGAACCCTCGGCTGCGACCGATGGCACATTTGGTGCCACCGTCCGCCAATCGCGGATCGGTCTGCGCACCACCACCCCAAGCGGCATCGGCGATATCGGCGGGCAACTGGAACTTGATCTGTTTGGTTCGGGCGGAACAGCCGAATTGCGTGTACGCCACGCCAATATCACCATCGGTGACAACTGGCTTATCGGTCAGACCTGGACCAACTTCATGCCGCTGGACACCTACCCGACCTCGGTGGAATTCAACGGCCCCGTTGGCATTCCTTTCGCACGGGTTCCGCAGGTTCGCTATACCAACTCTTTCGGAACGAACACGTCCTTCGCCGTTTCGATCGAAGAGAATGTCGGCGGTTCGAATTCGGATGATCCGGTTTTGACCGCATCCGCCGAATACAATGACGGGACATATGTCGCGCGTGTGTCCGGCCTTTATGGCAAGGCGCAATCCGGCAATATCGAAGTTGATCAAACCGGGTTCACGATATCCGGCTCGGTTCGCCCGTGGCAGGGCGGCCTGTTCCAGGTCAACTATGTGAACGGCGAGGCACTCGGCCCGTACCTGATCGGCCTTGGTGATCCCATCGTGAATGGCCAGGCCAACGACGTGGATGGCTACACCATCGAATTCCGGCAGGATCTGAGCCCGAAATGGAATGTTGGCATTGCATACGGCAAAGAAGACTATGACCTGCCGACCTCGACCGGAACCCTGTCGTTTACCGAGCTGGAAACGATCCACGTCAACGCATTTTACAAGGCAACCGAGGATCTGACACTCAGCGCCGAGTACATCTATGGCGAACGGAACGACGCGCCGACCGGCAGAAGCTTTGACGGAAGCCGCGTTCAGCTCGCCGCTCAGTTGAACTTCTGA
- a CDS encoding multidrug effflux MFS transporter, with protein sequence MQFSSRAVRRTPPTLATLVLLAGLSALSMNLFLPSLPNMAAYFGADYKVMQLSIALYLLVNAVLQILIGPLADKAGRRPVLLWGIGLFLLATLGCIYAPNVEIFLAFRMCQAVVVVGMVLSRAAVRDMYDQDQAASMIGYVTMGMAVVPMIGPAIGGLLEESFGWKANFWLPFAVGALTLALTFADFGETSAKSGKTLVQQFKEYPELLTSPRFWGYSLSCALSSGTFFAYLGGAPFIGTELFGLSAAQVGIYFGAPAVGYFVGNFLSGRFSMQIGINRMVLWGSLLNALGVVLSASLFLTGLGTALSFFSLMTFVGVGNGMAIPNATSGALSVRPHLAATASGLSGAIMLGGGAGLSALAGTLLTRETGAMPLLWLMLTSAVLAIFAIGSVIRRERQLGL encoded by the coding sequence ATGCAGTTCAGCTCTCGCGCGGTTCGCCGCACACCACCCACATTGGCGACACTTGTATTGCTCGCGGGCTTGTCTGCGCTGAGCATGAACCTGTTTCTGCCGAGCCTGCCGAACATGGCAGCGTATTTCGGCGCCGATTACAAGGTCATGCAGTTGTCGATCGCGTTGTATCTTCTGGTCAATGCCGTTCTGCAAATCCTGATCGGGCCGCTCGCAGACAAGGCTGGTCGCAGGCCTGTTCTGCTGTGGGGGATCGGCTTGTTCCTTTTGGCCACGCTTGGATGCATCTATGCGCCCAACGTTGAAATCTTTCTGGCGTTCAGAATGTGCCAGGCGGTCGTGGTTGTCGGCATGGTCCTCAGCCGGGCTGCGGTAAGGGATATGTACGATCAGGACCAGGCGGCATCGATGATCGGATACGTGACAATGGGTATGGCCGTGGTCCCGATGATCGGCCCGGCGATCGGCGGGCTGCTGGAGGAAAGCTTTGGCTGGAAGGCGAACTTCTGGCTGCCTTTCGCCGTGGGCGCCTTGACGCTTGCCCTGACCTTCGCGGATTTTGGCGAAACGTCAGCCAAAAGCGGCAAGACCCTTGTTCAGCAATTCAAGGAATATCCTGAACTTCTGACCTCGCCACGGTTCTGGGGCTATTCGCTGTCCTGCGCGTTGTCTTCGGGCACGTTCTTTGCCTATCTCGGTGGTGCGCCCTTTATCGGAACCGAACTGTTCGGTCTAAGCGCGGCACAGGTCGGCATATATTTCGGCGCCCCCGCCGTCGGCTATTTTGTTGGCAACTTTCTGAGCGGTCGCTTTTCCATGCAGATTGGAATCAACCGGATGGTGCTGTGGGGCAGCCTGCTGAACGCCTTGGGCGTTGTGCTTTCGGCATCCTTGTTCCTCACAGGTCTGGGCACCGCCCTCAGCTTTTTCAGCTTGATGACCTTTGTGGGCGTCGGAAACGGCATGGCCATTCCCAATGCCACCTCCGGCGCTCTATCTGTTCGTCCGCATCTGGCGGCAACCGCCTCGGGGTTGAGCGGAGCGATCATGCTGGGGGGCGGCGCCGGGCTAAGTGCATTGGCAGGCACCCTGCTGACCCGGGAAACCGGCGCCATGCCCTTGCTCTGGCTGATGCTCACATCCGCAGTTCTGGCGATTTTCGCAATTGGATCCGTCATTCGGCGAGAGCGGCAATTGGGGCTGTAA
- a CDS encoding DUF6497 family protein encodes MIRPVRHRTAQAKSTARAIPEGGACLRWVRDRAICLVLCALGTSVFAQTDSSLPVPSGQPVHLSDVLLDNNPGELWVRFRFVAPKIGASVGRIGYDVASKDMEHLCHILAVPYVAQHELQPSRVVISLSDRPVEFGDTAPDATQYFEAYRLEQSRCIWEGL; translated from the coding sequence ATGATCCGACCCGTCAGACATAGAACCGCGCAGGCCAAAAGCACTGCGCGCGCGATCCCGGAAGGAGGAGCCTGCCTTCGGTGGGTCCGGGATCGTGCCATATGTCTGGTGTTGTGCGCGCTCGGCACTTCCGTTTTTGCCCAGACAGATAGCTCTTTGCCGGTGCCGTCCGGTCAGCCGGTGCATCTGAGCGATGTCCTGCTGGACAACAACCCCGGTGAGCTTTGGGTGCGCTTTCGATTTGTCGCCCCGAAGATCGGAGCATCAGTGGGACGGATCGGCTATGACGTGGCGTCGAAGGATATGGAGCATCTGTGCCATATTCTTGCCGTTCCCTACGTGGCTCAGCACGAATTGCAGCCATCAAGAGTGGTCATTTCCCTGTCTGATCGCCCGGTGGAATTCGGCGACACCGCGCCGGACGCGACACAGTATTTTGAAGCCTACCGGCTGGAGCAGTCCCGGTGTATCTGGGAGGGGCTTTGA
- the betC gene encoding choline-sulfatase, with protein sequence MTKPNILILMVDQLNGTLFPDGPADWLHAPNLKKLAERSTRFANAYTASPLCAPGRASFMSGQLPSRTGVYDNAAEFRSDIPTYAHHLRRAGYYTCLSGKMHFVGPDQLHGFEDRLTTDIYPADFGWTPDYRKPGERIDWWYHNMGSVTGAGVAEISNQMEYDDEVAYNAKAKLYDLARGKDDRPWCVTVSFTHPHDPYVARRKYWDLYEDCEHLLPEVSDIGYDNQDPHAQRIFDANDWRSFDITQEDIRKSRRAYFANITYLDDKIGEILEVLETTRQEAIILFVSDHGDMLGERGLWFKMNFYEGSARVPLMISAPNLPTGRIDTPVSTIDVTPTLGALAGVDMAEIAPWTDGENLVPLALGEERTAPVAMEYAAEASYAPLVSLRYGKWKYNRCALDPDQLFDLEADPQELNNLADSPEHAGTLQTLRAKSEARWDLDRFDADVRASQARRWVVYEALRQGGYYPWDYQPLQKASERYMRNHMDLNIVEENARFPRGE encoded by the coding sequence ATGACAAAACCGAACATTCTGATCCTGATGGTGGATCAGTTGAACGGGACTCTCTTTCCAGATGGTCCCGCTGACTGGCTTCACGCTCCGAACCTGAAGAAACTGGCGGAACGGTCAACCCGGTTTGCCAATGCCTACACGGCGTCGCCCTTGTGTGCGCCCGGGCGGGCCAGCTTCATGTCCGGTCAATTGCCGTCGCGCACAGGGGTCTATGACAACGCGGCCGAGTTCCGCAGCGACATCCCCACATACGCACATCACCTGCGCCGCGCGGGCTATTACACCTGCCTGTCCGGCAAGATGCATTTCGTCGGCCCCGATCAGTTGCACGGGTTCGAAGACCGCCTGACCACCGACATCTATCCGGCCGATTTCGGCTGGACCCCGGATTACCGCAAGCCGGGTGAACGCATCGACTGGTGGTATCACAACATGGGGTCCGTAACCGGCGCGGGCGTTGCCGAGATTTCCAACCAGATGGAATATGACGACGAGGTCGCCTACAACGCCAAAGCCAAGCTTTATGATCTGGCACGCGGCAAGGATGACCGCCCATGGTGTGTGACCGTCAGCTTCACCCATCCGCATGACCCATACGTAGCCCGTCGCAAGTACTGGGATCTGTATGAGGATTGCGAGCATCTTCTGCCCGAAGTTTCTGATATCGGCTATGACAATCAGGACCCGCATGCTCAGCGGATTTTTGATGCCAATGACTGGCGCAGTTTCGACATCACCCAAGAAGATATCCGCAAATCGCGCCGCGCCTATTTCGCCAATATCACTTATCTGGACGACAAGATCGGCGAAATCCTCGAAGTGCTGGAAACGACCCGGCAAGAGGCGATCATCCTGTTCGTTTCGGATCACGGCGACATGCTGGGCGAACGCGGCTTGTGGTTCAAGATGAACTTCTACGAAGGCTCGGCGCGTGTGCCGCTTATGATCTCGGCGCCGAACCTGCCGACGGGCCGCATCGACACCCCGGTTTCGACCATCGACGTGACCCCGACGCTGGGGGCGCTGGCGGGTGTGGACATGGCCGAGATCGCCCCGTGGACCGATGGCGAAAACCTCGTGCCATTGGCGCTGGGCGAAGAACGAACCGCACCGGTGGCCATGGAATACGCGGCCGAGGCATCCTACGCGCCATTGGTCTCATTGCGATATGGCAAGTGGAAATACAATCGCTGCGCATTGGACCCCGATCAGTTGTTTGACCTTGAAGCCGACCCGCAAGAACTGAACAACCTGGCCGACAGCCCCGAACACGCAGGTACGCTGCAAACACTGCGTGCCAAATCCGAGGCCCGTTGGGATCTGGATCGCTTCGACGCCGATGTCCGCGCCAGCCAGGCGCGGCGCTGGGTTGTGTACGAAGCGCTGCGGCAGGGCGGCTACTACCCGTGGGATTATCAGCCGCTGCAAAAAGCGTCGGAACGCTACATGCGCAATCACATGGATCTCAACATCGTCGAGGAAAACGCCCGGTTCCCGCGCGGCGAATAA
- the betI gene encoding choline-responsive transcriptional repressor BetI, with the protein MPKVGMEPIRRDAIVRATIAELGVKKSLDVTVSQIAKRAGMSSALAHHYFGGKDQIFLAAMRQILSDFGKEARGELKAAAPDDRAQAIVRACFAPSCFTPDVIAAWMTFYVLAQTNDDALRLWQIYQARIKSNLTHALRHKLADPKEAAENMVALIDGLYIRAALSAPEEPQLAVSHAMRVLDTLLEAEK; encoded by the coding sequence ATGCCAAAAGTCGGAATGGAGCCAATCCGCCGGGATGCGATTGTTCGTGCGACAATCGCTGAATTGGGCGTGAAGAAATCCCTTGATGTAACCGTCAGCCAGATTGCCAAGCGTGCGGGCATGTCCAGCGCGCTTGCGCACCACTATTTCGGCGGCAAGGATCAGATCTTTCTGGCTGCCATGCGGCAGATCCTGTCGGACTTCGGCAAAGAGGCGCGAGGCGAGTTGAAAGCAGCCGCGCCGGACGACAGGGCGCAGGCGATCGTCAGGGCGTGTTTTGCGCCCTCTTGTTTCACACCTGATGTGATTGCGGCCTGGATGACCTTTTATGTACTGGCTCAGACCAATGATGACGCCCTGCGCCTGTGGCAGATCTACCAGGCCCGCATCAAATCCAATCTGACCCACGCCCTGCGGCACAAGTTGGCCGACCCTAAAGAGGCGGCCGAGAATATGGTTGCCCTGATTGATGGTCTGTACATCCGCGCCGCACTCAGCGCTCCCGAAGAACCGCAACTGGCCGTGAGCCACGCGATGCGTGTGCTCGACACTCTGCTCGAGGCTGAAAAATGA
- a CDS encoding short-chain fatty acyl-CoA regulator family protein — translation MATQKLYAGAKLREMRTRLTLTQREFAAKLGVSLPYLNQMENNNRPISTTVVLALAQEFGMDVTELSTGDSERLVSDMREALADPVFADILPPLADLRLTASNAPALARAFIELHKTYRQTHERLASLDEALGREDARMQASPWEEVRDFFHYCDNYIDAVDRAAELFANRAESPGSIRQAALNSLTERGIQVMFSDIAPLRTYDAESKILRLSSRSTPQTQVFQLLLQVALISQDKLLEATLDFAKFQSDEARSIAKIGLANYFAGASLMPYSAFLTAAQEERHDLELLSNRFGASIEQVAHRLSTLQRPGAKGIPFFFVRVDQAGTITKRHSATRLQFARFGGACPLWNVHRAFETPGHFLRQLAETPDGVRYISLARDVSKSGGSFGAPVRRYAIALGCEVRHAPALVYADNLDINNASAYEPIGISCRICERQNCHQRSVPPLERRLSIDTHTRGTLPYEVT, via the coding sequence ATGGCCACCCAAAAGCTCTATGCCGGCGCGAAACTGCGTGAAATGCGCACGCGACTGACCCTGACACAACGCGAATTCGCTGCGAAACTGGGTGTTTCGCTCCCATACCTGAACCAGATGGAGAACAACAACAGGCCGATTTCGACCACGGTTGTGTTGGCTCTGGCGCAAGAATTCGGCATGGATGTCACCGAGCTCAGCACCGGCGACAGTGAGCGACTGGTGTCGGATATGCGCGAGGCTCTGGCCGACCCGGTTTTTGCGGATATTCTGCCGCCACTTGCCGATTTACGCCTGACGGCATCAAACGCCCCGGCATTGGCCCGCGCATTTATCGAGCTGCACAAAACCTACCGGCAAACACATGAACGCCTCGCCTCTCTGGACGAAGCCCTGGGGCGAGAAGACGCCCGAATGCAGGCCAGCCCCTGGGAAGAGGTGCGAGACTTCTTCCATTATTGCGACAACTATATCGACGCCGTGGACCGGGCGGCAGAGCTGTTCGCCAATCGCGCGGAAAGCCCGGGCAGTATCCGGCAGGCCGCTTTGAACAGCCTGACTGAGCGTGGCATTCAGGTGATGTTCTCTGACATCGCCCCTTTGCGTACCTATGACGCCGAAAGCAAAATCCTGCGCCTTTCCTCCCGCTCGACTCCGCAAACGCAAGTGTTTCAACTGCTGTTGCAAGTGGCATTGATCAGTCAGGACAAACTGCTGGAAGCGACACTGGATTTTGCCAAGTTCCAAAGCGACGAGGCGCGGTCCATCGCCAAGATCGGCCTTGCCAATTACTTCGCCGGCGCGTCCTTGATGCCCTATTCCGCATTTCTGACCGCCGCTCAGGAAGAGCGCCACGACCTGGAGCTGCTCAGCAACCGGTTCGGCGCATCGATCGAGCAGGTTGCGCATAGACTGTCGACTCTGCAACGCCCCGGCGCAAAAGGTATCCCGTTCTTTTTTGTCCGCGTGGATCAGGCCGGGACGATCACGAAACGGCACTCGGCCACGCGCCTGCAATTTGCGCGGTTCGGTGGCGCCTGCCCCCTTTGGAACGTGCATCGGGCCTTTGAAACGCCGGGCCATTTCCTGAGGCAACTGGCAGAAACGCCGGATGGTGTGCGTTACATCTCGCTGGCTCGGGATGTGTCGAAATCAGGCGGCTCATTCGGCGCACCGGTCAGGCGGTACGCAATTGCGCTGGGGTGCGAGGTGCGCCATGCCCCGGCGCTCGTGTATGCCGACAACCTCGACATAAACAACGCCAGCGCCTACGAGCCCATCGGCATTTCCTGCCGCATCTGCGAGCGCCAAAACTGCCACCAGCGTTCGGTCCCGCCGCTGGAACGCCGCCTCAGCATCGATACCCATACGCGCGGCACCCTGCCATACGAAGTCACCTGA